A window of Longimicrobium sp. genomic DNA:
AGCGCGGCGAGCGGGGCGACGGAGCGCGGATCGCCCGCGTAGCCCAGCCCCAGCACCGCCGCGTCGCGCCGCAGCGGCTCGCCGGAGCGCAGCGCGGTGAGGAGGGCATCCGTCCCGCCTTCGAAGCGCCGCCTTCCCAGCAGCCTGGCGGAGACGCGGCGGACGCAGGCATCCGGGTCGCCCAGCCCGTCGCGCAGCGCCGCCACGTCGTCGGCCGACGCGGACTGGGCGCCGAGCCAGGCGAGCACGCGGCCGGTCGCTTCGTCGCGCTGCACCAGGGAGGGCGCGTCCTCCGCGTCGCCGCCGCCCATCCCCCACCCGTTGCCGACCGACTGCGACACCAGCTCGCAAGCCACCGGCGAGATCCCGCGCACCGCGGCCAGCAGCGGACGCGCGCCGCTCTCCTGCGCCTCCGTCGTCTCGGCCCGCGGGCGCTCGACGCCGCAGAAAAGCGCCGCCGGCACCAGGACGAGGGCGAGCCCGGCCATGGCGGCGGCCCTCGGAAGGGGCCGCCGCACGAATGATTCGATCGTGTTCATGGGTTCGTTCCGCCTAGTTCATGGGGCGCGGACGGGGACGCGGGCGCGGTTGAGGCCGCGGCCGGGGCCGGGGATCGGGTCCGCCGCCGAGGGCACGGGCCGCGGCTCTGCGCACTTCGGGATTCGGGTCGCGCAGCAGCGGCTCGATGGCGGCCACGTCCCGCGTCTGCCCGAGCGCCCACAGCGCGTTGGCGCGCACCGACTGGTCGTCGTCGCGCAGCAGCGCGCTCAGCTCGGCGGGGGCGCGGTCCGGCTCCACCTGCCCGATCGCCCACGCCGCCGTCGCGCGCACGGCGGGTACCCGGTCGCGCAGCGCGGCGGTGAGCGCGGGCATGGCGGATTCGCGCTCGATCTCGCCCAGCGCCCACGCCGCCGTCTGCCGCACGCTCGCGTCGGAATCGCCCTGCAGCACGCGGCTGAGCGGCGCCACGCCGGACTCAGCCTCGATCTGCCCCAGCGCCCACGCCGCCTGGTTGCGCACGCGCGGGTCGGAGTCGCCCAGCACCGTGGTCAGCGCGGGCACCGCGTCCGCCGATTCGATCTCGCCGAGCGCCCACACGGCGGTCTCGCGCACCTCGCGGTCGCTGTCGCGCAGGGCGGCGGCGAGCGCGGGCACCGCCTCCGCCGCTTCGATCTGCCCCAGTGCCCAGGCGGCGAGGCGGCGCATCGCCACGTCACCCTCGCGCAGCACGGATGACAGCGCGGGGACGGCGGTGCGGCTCTCGATCTCGCCCAGCGCCCACACCGCCGTCTCGCGCACCTCGGTGTCGGGGTCGCGCACCGCGCGGGCGAGCCCGTCCACGGCGGCGGGGTCCTCGATCTGCCCCAGCGCCCACGTGGCGGTGCGGCGCACCTCGATGGAGCGGTCCGACGCCATCGCCTGCACCAGCGCGGCGGTCGCGGCACGGCTCTCGATTTCCCCGAGCGCCCACGCGGCGGTGTTGCGCACGGTTGCATCCGAGTCGGTGCGCAG
This region includes:
- a CDS encoding HEAT repeat domain-containing protein, translating into MNTIESFVRRPLPRAAAMAGLALVLVPAALFCGVERPRAETTEAQESGARPLLAAVRGISPVACELVSQSVGNGWGMGGGDAEDAPSLVQRDEATGRVLAWLGAQSASADDVAALRDGLGDPDACVRRVSARLLGRRRFEGGTDALLTALRSGEPLRRDAAVLGLGYAGDPRSVAPLAAL